The following coding sequences lie in one Pseudoxanthomonas sp. SE1 genomic window:
- the gltX gene encoding glutamate--tRNA ligase, with product MACRTRFAPSPTGYLHIGGARTALYCWLEARHRGGDFILRIEDTDRERSTQAAIDAILDAMDWLGLNYDEGPIYQTHRVDRYREVAEQLVADGKAYYAYETREEVDAMREAAMAKQEKPRYNGAAREQNLPRRDDPNRVIRFKNPLDGVVAFDDLIKGRIEIANSELDDMVIFRPDGYPTYNFAVVVDDWDMGITEVIRGDDHINNTPRQINIYEALGAPVPKFAHMPMILDEQGAKLSKRTGAADVMQYKDAGYLPHALINYLARLGWSHGDQELFTRQELIDLFDVKDVNSKAARLDMAKLGWVNQHYLKTDAPSDIAPHLVHQLEKLEIDLSRGPAPADVVVALRDRVQTLKEMAEKAMVWYQPLTVYDEAAVAKHLGAAAHAPLGKARECLAALAEWSAESVSVALHEAAAALGLGMGKVAQPLRVAITGTQVSPDISQTVYLAGRDEALKRIDAALIKVDTSA from the coding sequence ATGGCCTGCCGTACCCGCTTCGCTCCCAGTCCCACCGGCTACCTGCACATCGGCGGCGCCCGCACCGCGCTGTACTGCTGGCTGGAAGCGCGCCACCGCGGCGGCGATTTCATCCTGCGCATCGAGGACACCGATCGCGAGCGCAGCACGCAGGCGGCGATCGACGCGATCCTCGATGCGATGGACTGGCTGGGCCTGAACTACGATGAAGGCCCGATCTACCAGACCCATCGCGTCGACCGGTACCGCGAGGTCGCCGAACAGCTGGTGGCCGACGGCAAGGCCTATTACGCCTACGAGACGCGCGAAGAAGTTGACGCGATGCGCGAGGCGGCGATGGCGAAGCAGGAGAAGCCGCGCTACAACGGTGCCGCGCGCGAGCAGAACCTGCCGCGTCGCGACGACCCCAACCGCGTCATCCGCTTCAAGAATCCGCTCGACGGCGTGGTCGCCTTCGACGACCTGATCAAGGGCCGCATCGAGATCGCCAACAGCGAACTCGACGACATGGTGATCTTCCGTCCGGACGGCTACCCGACCTACAACTTCGCCGTGGTCGTGGACGACTGGGACATGGGCATCACCGAGGTCATCCGCGGCGACGACCACATCAACAACACCCCGCGCCAGATCAACATCTACGAAGCGCTGGGCGCGCCGGTGCCGAAGTTCGCGCACATGCCGATGATCCTGGACGAGCAGGGCGCCAAGCTCTCCAAGCGCACCGGTGCGGCCGACGTGATGCAGTACAAGGATGCCGGCTACCTGCCGCACGCGCTGATCAACTACCTGGCGCGGTTGGGCTGGTCGCACGGCGACCAGGAACTGTTCACGCGGCAGGAACTGATTGACCTGTTCGACGTGAAGGACGTGAACTCCAAGGCCGCGCGGCTGGACATGGCCAAGCTGGGCTGGGTGAACCAGCACTATCTGAAGACCGATGCGCCGTCGGACATCGCACCGCACCTGGTCCACCAGTTGGAAAAGCTGGAGATCGATCTCTCCCGTGGTCCCGCACCGGCCGATGTCGTGGTCGCCCTGCGCGACCGCGTGCAGACCCTCAAGGAGATGGCCGAGAAGGCGATGGTCTGGTATCAGCCGCTGACGGTGTACGACGAGGCCGCCGTGGCCAAGCATCTGGGGGCCGCCGCCCACGCTCCGCTGGGCAAGGCCCGCGAGTGCCTGGCAGCGCTGGCGGAGTGGAGCGCGGAAAGTGTGTCCGTCGCGCTGCACGAGGCTGCCGCAGCGCTCGGACTCGGCATGGGCAAGGTGGCGCAGCCGCTGCGCGTGGCCATCACAGGCACCCAGGTCAGCCCCGATATTTCGCAGACCGTCTACCTGGCCGGTCGCGACGAAGCCTTGAAACGCATCGATGCTGCACTTATCAAAGTGGATACGTCCGCCTGA
- the lpxH gene encoding UDP-2,3-diacylglucosamine diphosphatase — protein MTTLFISDLHLDPERPAVTELFGTFMQREAVGADALYILGDLFEAWVGDDDPSETGAYVAARIREVADAGVPVFFIRGNRDFLLGDAFARRAGMRILPDPAVVMLYGKPTILMHGDLLCTGDTAYQAFRAQTRNPAWQAQFLAQSLAARLAFAAQARAASAAHQGGMKQSDKAQFETLTDVAPATVDATLAQFGIDMLIHGHTHRPAIHDLTVHGQACRRIVLGDWYEQGSVLRVEPHVMTLERL, from the coding sequence ATGACCACGCTCTTCATCTCCGACCTGCACCTGGATCCCGAACGCCCTGCTGTAACCGAACTGTTCGGCACGTTCATGCAACGGGAGGCCGTTGGGGCCGACGCCCTTTACATCCTGGGCGACCTGTTCGAAGCCTGGGTGGGCGATGACGACCCGTCTGAAACCGGTGCCTACGTCGCGGCCCGCATCCGCGAGGTCGCCGATGCCGGCGTACCGGTGTTCTTCATCCGCGGCAACCGCGATTTCCTGCTCGGTGACGCCTTCGCCCGCCGCGCCGGCATGCGCATCCTGCCCGATCCAGCGGTCGTCATGCTGTACGGCAAGCCGACGATCCTGATGCATGGCGACCTGCTGTGCACGGGCGACACGGCCTACCAGGCGTTCCGTGCGCAGACGCGCAATCCGGCGTGGCAGGCGCAATTCCTGGCCCAATCGCTGGCTGCCCGACTGGCCTTCGCTGCACAGGCGCGTGCCGCCAGTGCTGCGCACCAGGGCGGCATGAAGCAGAGCGACAAGGCGCAGTTCGAGACGCTGACCGACGTGGCGCCCGCGACGGTGGATGCCACGCTGGCCCAGTTCGGCATCGACATGCTGATCCATGGCCACACGCACCGGCCGGCGATCCACGACCTGACCGTCCATGGCCAAGCGTGCCGCCGCATCGTGCTGGGCGACTGGTACGAGCAGGGCTCGGTGTTGCGCGTGGAACCGCATGTAATGACGCTGGAGCGTCTGTAG